The following are encoded in a window of Nibricoccus aquaticus genomic DNA:
- a CDS encoding MoaD/ThiS family protein has product MKTVHLQYFALLREQRGLTSETLATSAATAAGLYAELRARHAFTLPSERLRVAIDNEFAPWSTPLADGAHIVFIPPVAGG; this is encoded by the coding sequence GTGAAAACCGTCCACCTCCAGTACTTCGCCCTCCTCCGCGAACAACGCGGCCTCACCTCCGAAACCCTCGCGACCTCCGCCGCCACCGCCGCCGGGCTCTACGCCGAACTCCGCGCCCGCCACGCTTTCACGCTCCCGTCTGAACGCCTCCGCGTCGCCATCGACAACGAGTTCGCCCCCTGGTCCACCCCGCTCGCCGACGGCGCCCACATCGTCTTCATTCCCCCCGTCGCCGGCGGCTGA